The following are encoded in a window of Rhizobium sp. WYJ-E13 genomic DNA:
- the fabZ gene encoding 3-hydroxyacyl-ACP dehydratase FabZ, which yields MTEETAATLSSADIMEIMKLLPHRYPFLMVDKIVDIDGDNAAVGIKNVTVNEPHFTGHFPDAPIMPGVLLVEGMAQTAGAICAKKEGQTGNLVYFMTIDNARFRKPVVPGDRVEFHVQKIKQRGNIWKFHCDAKVDGALVAEADIGAMIVRKDNA from the coding sequence ATGACTGAGGAAACTGCCGCCACGCTCTCTTCGGCGGATATCATGGAAATCATGAAGCTGCTGCCGCATCGCTATCCGTTTCTGATGGTCGACAAGATCGTCGATATCGATGGTGACAACGCCGCCGTGGGCATCAAGAATGTGACGGTCAACGAGCCGCATTTTACCGGCCACTTCCCTGATGCGCCGATTATGCCAGGCGTTCTGCTGGTCGAAGGCATGGCGCAGACTGCGGGCGCGATCTGCGCCAAGAAAGAGGGCCAGACCGGCAACCTCGTCTATTTCATGACGATCGACAATGCCCGCTTCCGCAAGCCGGTCGTGCCGGGCGATCGCGTTGAATTTCACGTGCAGAAAATAAAGCAACGCGGCAATATCTGGAAATTCCATTGCGACGCAAAGGTCGACGGCGCGCTCGTCGCCGAGGCCGATATCGGCGCGATGATCGTACGTAAGGACAACGCATGA
- the frr gene encoding ribosome recycling factor: MSEGIDIKELKRRMDGAISSFKSDIASLRTGRASANILDPVTIEAYGSRMPLNQVANITVPEPRMLTVSVWDKSMVGAVDRSIRESNLGLNPIVDGQNLRIPLPELNEERRKSLVKVAHDYAEKSKVAIRHVRRDGMDGLKKAEKDGVIGQDESRAQAERVQKMTDETILEIDRLLGEKEKEIMQV, translated from the coding sequence ATGAGTGAAGGTATCGACATCAAGGAATTGAAGCGCCGTATGGACGGTGCCATTTCCTCGTTCAAGAGCGACATTGCATCGCTGCGCACCGGCCGTGCTTCGGCCAACATTCTCGATCCGGTGACGATTGAAGCCTATGGTTCGCGCATGCCGCTGAACCAGGTTGCGAATATTACGGTGCCCGAGCCGCGCATGCTGACGGTATCCGTCTGGGACAAGAGCATGGTCGGCGCCGTGGATCGTTCGATTCGCGAATCGAATCTCGGCCTGAACCCGATCGTCGATGGTCAGAACCTTCGTATCCCGCTGCCGGAGCTCAACGAAGAGCGCCGCAAGTCGCTCGTCAAGGTGGCGCACGACTATGCCGAAAAGAGCAAGGTCGCGATTCGCCATGTTCGTCGCGATGGCATGGACGGCCTTAAGAAAGCCGAAAAGGATGGCGTAATCGGCCAGGACGAAAGCCGGGCACAGGCGGAACGCGTTCAGAAAATGACGGACGAGACGATTTTGGAAATCGACCGCTTGCTTGGCGAGAAAGAAAAGGAAATCATGCAAGTCTAG
- a CDS encoding isoprenyl transferase — MSETSFLTAPEHVAIIMDGNGRWAKQRGLPRTMGHRRAVETVRQTVRTAGDLGIKYLTLFAFSSENWRRPEAEVTDLLGLLKAFIRSDLAELHRQNVRIRVIGDRVNLRSDILKLLLEAEETTKANTALTLVIAFNYGSRDEIARAMMSLAKDVEEGHLRSQDITPALINARLDTAGIPDPDLIIRTSGEERLSNFLLWQAAYSEFVFLPEYWPDFSRELFLSALEKFASRDRRFGGLSAQAAAVNT; from the coding sequence ATGTCGGAAACCTCATTTTTGACTGCGCCAGAACACGTTGCGATCATCATGGATGGCAACGGCCGTTGGGCAAAGCAGCGCGGCCTGCCGCGGACGATGGGACACCGCAGGGCGGTCGAGACCGTTCGCCAGACCGTGCGCACCGCAGGCGATCTGGGCATCAAGTACCTGACGCTCTTTGCCTTCTCCTCGGAGAACTGGCGCCGCCCGGAGGCCGAGGTCACTGATCTCCTCGGCCTGCTGAAGGCTTTCATTCGCAGCGATCTCGCGGAACTCCATCGGCAGAATGTACGCATCAGGGTGATTGGCGACCGTGTCAATCTGCGCAGCGACATCCTCAAGCTGTTGCTGGAAGCCGAGGAGACGACCAAGGCCAATACGGCACTCACCCTCGTCATCGCCTTCAACTACGGCTCTCGCGACGAGATCGCCCGCGCCATGATGAGCCTTGCCAAGGATGTGGAGGAGGGGCATCTCCGGTCGCAGGATATCACGCCCGCGTTGATCAACGCCCGGCTCGATACGGCCGGTATCCCCGACCCTGATCTCATCATCCGCACCAGCGGCGAGGAGCGGCTTTCCAACTTCCTTTTGTGGCAGGCTGCCTATTCGGAATTCGTTTTCCTGCCGGAATACTGGCCGGATTTTAGCCGTGAGCTCTTTCTTTCAGCGCTCGAGAAATTCGCCTCGCGTGATCGCCGCTTCGGCGGACTGTCCGCGCAGGCTGCAGCAGTGAACACCTGA
- the bamA gene encoding outer membrane protein assembly factor BamA gives MKAGSRFLNAVSAIALSAGVVASGAGALTFVSATAAEAAVVQRIDVHGASRVGAEAVRSNLTITPGKSFSNTDIDDSVKQLYGTGYFSDVKISVSGGTLVVNVQEAQLVNQVVFNGNRKVKDDKLAAVVKTHAAGPYSDAQIQSDIAAIKEAYAATGRSEVEVTTQVVPLGEGRVNLAFVINEGDRTKIDAINFVGNQAYSAGRLAAVIQTKRSNFLSFLTRKDVYNEDKLHADEDALRQFYYNRGYADMRIVSSDAAFDESTNKYTLTFNIEEGPRYDFGAVTVQSTVEGVDAQQLQGLVRTREGQVYNAKEVQKSIEAISDQVASAGYPFARVTPRGNRDLNNNTIGVEYLVDQGERAYVERIEIRGNSRTRDYVIRREFDLSEGDAFNQQMITRAKRRLEALGYFSSVNISTQPGSSPDRVVIVVDVQDQSTGSFGIGAGYAAGGDGLLLEASIEEKNFLGRGQYIRVSAGGGQEGSRAYGINFTEPYFLGYRLAAGFDVNHSETSSNDNYDYEETSGVLRVTAPITEDLATTFRYNYKQMKYDSSGSSLDDLSATYQNLVNDSPWTRSSISQTLTYNTLDDTVLPREGIYATATQEIAGLGGDSQYYKIYGKARYYHLLADDADIIGSLSASAGYVVGFGDHLNVFDQFTLTNSDIRGFENKGIGPRITNPDDPLGGTTYFTASAEATFPMPGFPRDFNLRGAVFADAGTLFGNDVELLGSDTAQGTDAQLRASVGLGLIWQSPFGALRVDYAIPVVKEDFDKTQRFKFGINNQF, from the coding sequence ATGAAGGCTGGTTCAAGGTTTTTGAACGCAGTATCGGCGATTGCGCTGTCTGCTGGTGTTGTTGCTTCTGGCGCAGGTGCTTTGACTTTCGTTTCGGCTACGGCTGCGGAGGCTGCTGTCGTTCAGCGGATAGATGTCCACGGTGCAAGCCGCGTCGGTGCTGAGGCCGTCCGGTCGAACCTCACCATTACTCCCGGCAAGAGTTTCTCCAACACCGATATCGACGACTCGGTGAAGCAGCTTTACGGCACCGGCTACTTCTCCGACGTCAAGATCTCGGTTTCGGGCGGCACCCTCGTCGTCAACGTTCAGGAAGCACAGCTCGTCAACCAGGTGGTCTTCAACGGCAACCGCAAGGTCAAGGACGACAAGCTGGCAGCTGTCGTCAAGACGCATGCCGCTGGTCCCTATAGCGATGCACAGATTCAGTCCGATATCGCCGCGATCAAGGAAGCCTATGCTGCTACCGGACGCAGCGAAGTCGAAGTGACGACGCAGGTCGTTCCGCTCGGCGAAGGCCGCGTCAATCTTGCTTTCGTTATCAATGAAGGCGACCGCACGAAGATCGACGCCATCAATTTCGTTGGTAACCAGGCCTACAGCGCCGGCCGTCTCGCTGCCGTCATTCAGACCAAGCGTTCGAATTTCCTCTCGTTCCTGACCCGCAAGGACGTCTACAACGAAGACAAGCTGCACGCCGACGAAGATGCGCTGCGCCAGTTCTACTACAACCGCGGTTATGCCGACATGCGCATCGTTTCTTCCGATGCTGCTTTCGACGAATCGACGAACAAGTACACGCTGACCTTCAATATCGAGGAAGGCCCGCGCTACGACTTCGGTGCGGTTACCGTCCAGTCGACCGTTGAAGGCGTCGATGCCCAGCAGCTGCAGGGGCTGGTCAGAACCCGCGAAGGTCAGGTCTACAACGCCAAGGAAGTTCAGAAGTCCATCGAAGCGATTTCTGATCAGGTTGCTTCGGCCGGTTATCCCTTCGCTCGCGTTACCCCACGCGGCAACCGCGACCTGAACAATAATACGATCGGCGTCGAATACCTCGTCGATCAGGGCGAGCGCGCCTATGTCGAGCGTATCGAAATCCGTGGCAACAGCCGCACGCGCGATTACGTTATCCGCCGCGAGTTCGATCTCAGCGAAGGCGACGCCTTCAATCAGCAGATGATCACCCGCGCGAAGCGCCGTCTCGAAGCGCTCGGCTACTTCTCCTCGGTCAATATTTCGACCCAGCCGGGCAGTTCGCCTGACCGCGTCGTCATCGTTGTCGACGTGCAGGATCAGTCGACGGGTTCGTTCGGTATCGGTGCCGGTTACGCGGCCGGCGGCGACGGCCTGCTGCTCGAAGCCTCGATCGAAGAAAAGAACTTCCTCGGCCGCGGTCAGTACATCCGCGTTTCGGCCGGTGGCGGTCAGGAAGGCTCGCGCGCTTACGGCATCAACTTCACCGAGCCCTACTTCCTCGGCTATCGCCTTGCCGCTGGTTTCGACGTCAATCACAGCGAGACGTCGAGCAACGACAACTACGATTACGAAGAAACCAGCGGTGTTCTGCGCGTAACGGCCCCGATCACCGAAGATCTGGCGACGACGTTCCGCTATAACTACAAGCAGATGAAGTACGATTCCAGCGGAAGCAGTCTGGACGATTTGTCCGCGACCTATCAAAACCTGGTCAACGACAGCCCGTGGACGCGGTCTTCCATATCGCAGACGCTGACCTACAATACGCTGGATGACACCGTCCTGCCGCGTGAAGGTATCTACGCTACTGCGACACAGGAAATCGCTGGCCTCGGCGGCGACTCGCAGTATTATAAGATCTACGGTAAGGCTCGTTACTACCATCTGCTTGCTGACGACGCCGATATCATCGGTTCGCTCTCGGCTTCGGCTGGTTATGTTGTCGGCTTCGGCGATCACCTGAACGTCTTCGACCAGTTCACATTGACCAATTCCGATATTCGCGGCTTCGAAAACAAGGGTATCGGCCCGCGCATCACCAACCCGGACGATCCGCTCGGTGGTACCACCTACTTCACCGCTTCTGCCGAAGCAACGTTCCCGATGCCGGGCTTCCCGCGCGACTTCAACCTGCGCGGCGCAGTCTTCGCAGACGCCGGCACGCTGTTCGGCAATGATGTCGAACTCCTTGGTTCGGATACTGCACAGGGTACGGACGCGCAGTTGCGTGCTTCGGTCGGTCTCGGCCTGATCTGGCAGTCGCCTTTCGGCGCGCTCCGCGTCGACTATGCGATCCCGGTCGTAAAGGAAGACTTCGACAAGACCCAGCGCTTCAAGTTTGGCATTAACAACCAATTCTGA
- the pyrH gene encoding UMP kinase, translated as MTSEPIYKRVLLKASGEAMMGAQGFGIDVAVADRIASDIAEARHMGVEVGVVIGGGNIFRGVAVASKGGDRVTGDHMGMLGTVINALALATSLRKLNIDTVVLSAISMPEICESFSQRATLYHLSLGRVVIFAGGTGNPFFTTDSAAALRAAEMGAEAIFKGTQVDGIYTADPKKDPDATRFDHLSHKEVLDRGLAVMDVAAVALARENSIPIIVFSIHEKGRFGEILTGGGLKTIVSDN; from the coding sequence ATGACGTCGGAGCCAATCTATAAACGTGTTCTACTCAAGGCTTCCGGAGAAGCCATGATGGGTGCCCAGGGGTTCGGCATCGACGTTGCGGTGGCAGATCGCATCGCGTCCGACATTGCCGAGGCGAGGCACATGGGTGTCGAAGTCGGCGTCGTTATCGGCGGCGGTAACATCTTTCGCGGCGTGGCTGTTGCATCCAAGGGTGGTGATCGTGTCACCGGCGATCACATGGGCATGCTCGGCACCGTTATCAACGCGCTGGCGCTGGCAACGTCGCTGCGCAAGCTGAACATCGATACGGTGGTTCTCTCGGCAATCTCCATGCCGGAAATCTGCGAAAGCTTCTCGCAGCGCGCGACCCTCTATCATCTGTCGCTTGGCAGAGTTGTGATTTTCGCCGGCGGCACTGGAAATCCCTTCTTCACGACCGATTCCGCTGCCGCGCTTCGCGCCGCCGAAATGGGCGCTGAGGCAATCTTCAAGGGCACGCAGGTGGACGGCATCTATACAGCCGATCCGAAGAAGGATCCGGACGCGACCCGTTTCGACCATCTGAGCCATAAGGAGGTTTTGGACAGGGGCCTTGCCGTGATGGATGTCGCAGCCGTTGCGCTGGCGCGAGAAAATTCCATTCCGATCATCGTTTTCTCGATCCACGAGAAGGGGCGTTTCGGTGAAATCTTGACGGGCGGTGGTCTCAAGACCATCGTATCCGACAACTGA
- the lpxD gene encoding UDP-3-O-(3-hydroxymyristoyl)glucosamine N-acyltransferase gives MEQNTFFPPHEGVRLFELAQFLGAELGNSAHGDVIIRSVSPIARAQAGDICYILSRRNRDELLSCEASAVICDKALAELVPPHIPVVISSNPHAAFAMAGGFLYPAALKPVTFSSGETEIAPSAIVDPTARLEKGVIVEPMAIIGPGAEIGEGTRIGAQSIIGPHVKIGRNGSIGTGVSILCALIGNGVIIHNGVRIGQDGFGYAPGPRGMIKIVQIGRVIIQDNVEIGANTTIDRGAMDDTVIGEGTKIDNQVQVGHNVRIGRHCAIVSQVGLAGSTIVGDGVQIGGQVGLKGHITIGDGVQIAAKSGVMTDLAAGGRYGGIPARPLNDYLKDVAQLMAKSGARGKKGGKND, from the coding sequence ATGGAGCAAAATACTTTTTTTCCGCCCCATGAAGGCGTGCGGCTCTTTGAGTTGGCGCAATTTCTTGGGGCGGAACTTGGCAATTCCGCTCATGGCGATGTCATCATCCGTTCTGTCTCGCCGATAGCGAGAGCGCAGGCGGGGGATATCTGTTATATCCTCTCTCGCCGTAACCGCGACGAGCTTCTGAGTTGCGAGGCTTCGGCCGTGATTTGTGATAAGGCCTTGGCTGAGCTGGTGCCGCCGCATATCCCTGTGGTGATTTCCTCCAATCCACATGCTGCCTTCGCGATGGCTGGCGGGTTTCTCTATCCTGCAGCTCTCAAGCCGGTGACGTTTTCGTCCGGCGAGACGGAGATTGCGCCGAGCGCCATCGTCGATCCGACCGCCAGGCTTGAGAAGGGCGTGATTGTCGAGCCGATGGCAATCATCGGCCCCGGCGCGGAGATCGGCGAGGGCACGCGCATCGGCGCTCAGTCGATCATCGGTCCCCACGTCAAGATCGGCCGCAACGGTTCGATCGGAACGGGCGTGAGCATTCTCTGCGCGCTCATCGGCAACGGCGTCATCATCCATAACGGCGTCCGTATCGGCCAGGATGGATTCGGTTACGCGCCGGGTCCACGCGGCATGATCAAGATCGTGCAGATCGGTCGCGTCATCATCCAGGATAATGTCGAGATTGGCGCCAATACGACGATCGATCGCGGCGCCATGGACGATACCGTCATCGGCGAAGGAACCAAGATCGACAACCAGGTCCAGGTCGGCCACAACGTCCGCATCGGACGCCATTGCGCCATCGTTTCGCAGGTTGGTCTTGCCGGCAGCACAATCGTCGGCGATGGCGTACAGATCGGTGGACAGGTCGGCCTCAAGGGACATATCACCATAGGCGATGGCGTACAGATCGCCGCAAAAAGCGGTGTGATGACCGATCTTGCCGCCGGCGGTCGCTATGGCGGAATACCTGCCCGTCCTCTAAATGACTATCTGAAAGACGTTGCCCAGCTCATGGCAAAATCCGGAGCGCGCGGAAAAAAGGGAGGCAAGAATGACTGA
- a CDS encoding LpxI family protein, which produces MASAGDTAEGRLAIIAGGGLLPSYVAEAARSAGENPVIVILKDEGDRRWDGFDHATIGIGDFAALDGLFKKYRIGRVVMSGSVRRRPEWREVRPTLRILTKVPAAIRTLLSGGDDTVLQMVIKLIEGRGLRVVGAHEIAPDLLATAGPLGVVSPNEEDRRDIARAGKAAEVLGGLDIGQGAVSIGGRVVAVEGVEGTDGMLDRVATLRAAGRISSRRRGVLVKLCKPQQDIRADLPAIGVSTVLNAKAAGLAGVAIEAGRSLVLDRDALIKAADENGLFVCGIDKGLPGWGLA; this is translated from the coding sequence GTGGCTTCCGCTGGCGACACTGCTGAAGGCCGGCTGGCGATCATTGCCGGCGGCGGCCTTCTGCCGTCCTATGTCGCCGAGGCTGCGCGTTCGGCTGGCGAAAATCCTGTTATCGTCATTCTGAAGGATGAGGGCGACCGTCGCTGGGATGGTTTCGACCACGCCACGATCGGTATCGGTGATTTCGCTGCCCTGGATGGGCTCTTCAAAAAATATCGCATCGGCCGTGTCGTCATGTCGGGCAGCGTGCGTCGCCGGCCGGAGTGGCGTGAGGTGCGGCCGACGCTGCGCATCCTGACCAAGGTGCCCGCCGCCATTCGCACGCTGCTTTCTGGTGGCGACGATACTGTTCTGCAGATGGTGATCAAGCTGATAGAAGGGCGAGGCCTGCGCGTCGTTGGCGCCCATGAGATTGCACCGGACCTGCTTGCGACTGCAGGTCCGCTGGGCGTGGTTTCGCCCAATGAAGAGGATCGTCGTGATATAGCGCGCGCAGGCAAGGCGGCGGAGGTGCTCGGCGGTCTGGATATCGGGCAGGGCGCGGTTTCGATCGGCGGACGCGTCGTTGCTGTCGAGGGCGTCGAGGGTACGGACGGCATGCTTGACCGTGTGGCGACCCTGAGAGCAGCGGGCCGTATTTCATCGCGCCGGCGCGGCGTGCTGGTCAAGCTTTGCAAGCCACAGCAGGATATCCGCGCCGATTTGCCGGCTATTGGTGTGTCCACCGTGCTCAATGCCAAAGCTGCCGGACTTGCGGGAGTGGCTATCGAAGCCGGCCGATCGTTGGTGCTTGATCGCGACGCGCTCATCAAGGCGGCAGACGAGAACGGTCTTTTTGTCTGCGGTATAGACAAGGGCTTGCCGGGATGGGGGCTTGCATGA
- the rseP gene encoding RIP metalloprotease RseP gives MEAVTGIFGFLTGYIVPFVIVLSLLVFVHEMGHYLVGRWSGIRILAFSVGFGPEIAGFTDRHGTRWKISAIPLGGYVRFFGDEDASSKPDTDRLAAMTDEERERSFAGAKLWKRAATVAAGPIANFILAIAIFTVLFSIYGRTVSDPVVAEVKPDSAAAAAGVLPGDLLFSIDGTKVQTFDDVRRYVSIRPNQSIVVTVERNGEKIDLPMVPQRTDITDQFGNKIEIGLIGIVTNEEVGHFRLQTFTPLEALHEGVIQTWHIVTGTFKYIGNLLNGSMKADQLGGPIRVAQASGQMATLGIGALLQLAAVLSVSIGLLNLMPVPVLDGGHLMFYAVEAVRGRPLGSSAQEIAFRIGLAMVLTLMVFATWNDISALIG, from the coding sequence ATGGAAGCGGTGACCGGCATATTTGGTTTTTTGACGGGCTATATCGTCCCCTTCGTCATCGTGCTGTCGCTGCTCGTCTTCGTGCATGAGATGGGCCACTATCTCGTCGGACGCTGGAGCGGTATCCGTATCCTTGCCTTCTCCGTCGGCTTCGGCCCGGAGATTGCCGGTTTCACCGATCGCCACGGAACGCGCTGGAAGATCTCGGCGATCCCGCTCGGCGGCTATGTACGCTTTTTCGGTGATGAGGATGCCTCCAGCAAGCCGGATACGGACAGGCTTGCCGCTATGACGGACGAAGAGCGCGAGCGTTCTTTCGCCGGTGCAAAGCTGTGGAAGCGTGCTGCAACGGTCGCCGCCGGTCCGATTGCCAATTTCATCCTGGCCATTGCCATCTTTACGGTCCTTTTTTCGATCTATGGCCGGACGGTGTCCGATCCAGTCGTCGCTGAAGTAAAGCCGGATAGTGCTGCCGCGGCAGCCGGCGTACTGCCCGGCGACCTGCTCTTCTCCATCGACGGCACTAAGGTCCAGACCTTCGACGACGTGCGCCGTTATGTCAGCATCCGTCCGAACCAGAGCATCGTCGTGACCGTCGAGCGTAACGGCGAAAAGATTGACCTGCCGATGGTGCCGCAGCGCACCGATATCACCGACCAGTTCGGCAACAAGATCGAGATCGGCCTGATTGGAATCGTCACGAACGAAGAAGTCGGCCACTTCCGCCTGCAGACCTTCACGCCGCTGGAAGCGCTGCATGAAGGCGTGATCCAGACCTGGCATATCGTGACTGGCACCTTCAAATATATCGGCAACCTGCTCAATGGATCGATGAAAGCTGACCAATTGGGTGGTCCGATCCGCGTGGCGCAAGCTTCGGGCCAGATGGCTACGCTTGGAATAGGTGCGTTGCTGCAGCTTGCTGCGGTTTTGTCGGTTTCGATTGGATTGCTGAATTTGATGCCGGTCCCGGTACTTGATGGCGGCCACCTGATGTTCTATGCGGTGGAAGCGGTTAGGGGAAGGCCGCTCGGTTCTTCGGCTCAGGAAATTGCGTTTCGCATTGGCCTGGCCATGGTTCTTACATTAATGGTTTTTGCCACCTGGAATGACATTAGCGCGCTCATCGGCTAG
- a CDS encoding phosphatidate cytidylyltransferase, which yields MKQELKLRIVSGLILAIVVLAATWYGGLIFRVVAAAIALLIYYEWSTITGIARDPVTNVLGWVGEGLVALLVLAGAFEYALGMLIALTAVGIAMIFLHRASRWFAPGLLYAGGTGLTLAAIRGDETLGLYAMLFIFAVVWATDILAYFVGRALGGPKLAPRISPGKTWSGAVGGAISAVIAGAVIVHFLIPQAQDQAAVIALVLSVFSQSGDLFESFIKRKFGVKDSSRLIPGHGGVMDRVDGLIFACFSAFLLAGLFSLIKGGGTTSLGAALFGL from the coding sequence ATGAAGCAGGAACTGAAGCTCCGCATCGTTTCAGGCCTGATTCTCGCAATCGTCGTTCTTGCCGCAACCTGGTATGGCGGCCTTATCTTCCGCGTCGTGGCGGCAGCGATCGCTCTTCTGATCTATTACGAATGGTCGACGATAACAGGCATTGCCCGTGACCCGGTCACCAACGTGCTCGGCTGGGTGGGTGAGGGGCTGGTTGCCCTTCTCGTTCTGGCCGGCGCGTTCGAATATGCCCTGGGAATGCTGATTGCCCTGACTGCGGTTGGCATTGCCATGATCTTTCTGCATCGTGCCAGCCGCTGGTTCGCGCCAGGGCTTTTATACGCCGGCGGGACCGGACTGACGCTCGCTGCGATCCGCGGTGATGAGACACTAGGTCTCTATGCGATGCTCTTCATCTTCGCCGTGGTCTGGGCGACCGATATTCTCGCCTATTTCGTCGGCCGCGCGCTCGGTGGCCCAAAGCTTGCGCCGCGCATATCGCCCGGCAAGACCTGGTCGGGGGCGGTCGGCGGGGCCATTTCCGCCGTCATTGCCGGAGCTGTCATTGTCCATTTCCTGATTCCGCAAGCCCAGGATCAAGCAGCGGTAATTGCGCTTGTCCTGTCCGTTTTCAGCCAGTCAGGCGATCTTTTCGAGAGCTTCATCAAGCGAAAATTCGGCGTGAAGGACTCAAGCCGTCTCATTCCGGGGCATGGCGGTGTCATGGACCGTGTCGATGGACTGATTTTCGCCTGTTTTTCAGCGTTCTTGCTTGCTGGTCTTTTTTCGCTGATAAAGGGCGGCGGAACGACGTCGCTCGGTGCGGCGTTGTTCGGCCTTTGA
- the lpxA gene encoding acyl-ACP--UDP-N-acetylglucosamine O-acyltransferase, producing the protein MSMIAASARIHPMAVVEDGATVGEGVVVGPFCHVGPKVTLQDNVELISHVVVLGLTTVGAGTRIFPSAVIGGDSQSARHSAVDTSLIIGRNCTIREGVTMNTGTVEHGGSTVIGDNCLFLAYSHVAHDCRVGNHVIMSNNVMLAGHVSVGDHAIISGGAAVHQFTRVGKYAFVGGLSAVSYDVIPYGMLNGNPGILSGLNVVGMTRAGIDRAVIHTVRRAYKAIFEGAGSIRENAAQLRDEYADCEQVIEILDFIAAESDRALSSPSRGQKG; encoded by the coding sequence ATGAGCATGATCGCCGCAAGCGCCAGAATTCATCCGATGGCCGTAGTCGAGGACGGTGCCACGGTCGGTGAAGGCGTGGTGGTCGGCCCGTTTTGTCATGTTGGCCCCAAGGTCACGCTTCAAGACAATGTCGAACTGATCAGTCACGTGGTTGTTCTCGGCCTGACGACCGTAGGCGCCGGTACGCGTATATTTCCTTCGGCCGTTATTGGTGGCGACTCGCAAAGCGCCCGTCACAGCGCTGTCGACACGTCGCTGATCATCGGTCGCAATTGCACGATTCGCGAAGGCGTTACGATGAACACCGGTACCGTCGAGCATGGCGGTTCGACTGTCATTGGTGACAACTGCCTTTTCCTTGCCTATTCGCATGTCGCCCATGATTGCCGGGTCGGCAACCATGTCATCATGTCGAACAATGTCATGCTGGCTGGCCATGTCTCTGTTGGCGATCACGCGATCATCAGCGGCGGCGCGGCAGTGCATCAGTTCACCCGAGTTGGTAAATATGCCTTTGTCGGTGGTCTCTCGGCCGTCAGCTACGATGTCATTCCCTACGGCATGCTGAACGGCAATCCCGGCATTCTGAGCGGTCTAAACGTCGTCGGCATGACGCGCGCCGGCATTGATCGTGCTGTCATTCATACGGTTCGCCGCGCCTATAAGGCGATCTTTGAGGGTGCCGGTTCGATCCGCGAGAATGCTGCCCAGCTTCGCGACGAATATGCCGATTGCGAGCAGGTGATCGAGATCCTCGATTTCATCGCCGCCGAGAGCGATCGCGCGCTGTCTTCGCCAAGCCGGGGGCAGAAGGGCTGA